The Poecilia reticulata strain Guanapo linkage group LG10, Guppy_female_1.0+MT, whole genome shotgun sequence sequence TTATGCCCTCAATGGCTGGGGAGCAAGCGTCTTAgtgtaagacaaaaaaaaaaaaWWRSCCYKKTTTTWMMWTYMWKRWSGRRGRWWAAAMAAMMMMRRRSYTTTKRRGRWTTTWMYKSYWWKKKKTTYYTTYYWRGKWRGWTKKKRWWWTWMYWARKKKKKYMWWAAMYYYYMAAAAAAAAAARRACAACCTAAAAATTTTATGGAAAGTTTAACCACCTATAAACTWTTATaaattttgagaaacatttaaatgcataaacagaTAATCCTTTTGTGCAAGTTAAGTAATTCAGGAAAATTCAGACCTCGACMTTTAATTTGACTCTTAATCTTAAATGAATGGCAGCAAATTGGctccaattaaataaataatgatacgGCTCTACATTATTAATGCTGGCTAGgttttaaaagcaaagtgaTTGATGGTGTGGATCGGAAGTGGAATAAATATGGACTTTATGCATGCACATGTGGGGAAGTTATTTCTTGTGTGGTTTGTTGGAGGTGTAAGTTGGTGCTCACGAACCCGTTTCTGTGCAAGCATTTGTATGCACAGTTTGTGAAACTCCTTGGAAAAGAAATTGAGTTTGCAGAACACATTTCCATTTTGGATGAaaaataagagagagagagagagagagagagaatcaaTCACTCTGTCAGCCAGTGtcgacagatttttttttaattatctgacaCAGACTTGTCAGTCAGTCTTTCAACAACTACCTATCACATTGTCTCTTAATGTATTCTGGgtgcattttcattttcctctaTGCTGTTGATCCACTGAGCAAGCGCTCSGTTTCCAGATGGGTCGTCGGCTCGCGTTCGACGACATGCCTCCAGTGATTCAAGTGTTGCTACATTCACAWTTCAGAACTTCCAAATGAATATTCCAGGCGGTTTAATTCCTCGGATTAGCATCAAGTCTTCTGCTTATTGCTGTGACAGCCCATTGATCTGTCCRTGCGTTCAGTCGGCCAGTCAAGCCGTTTCATGTCAGAGGTCCCCATGTCTTTCTTCATTATCCTCTACAGCTTTGGTTTCAAAAACAGCATCCTTACTCTAATTGCAAGTTAGTAGTTGAGAAATTATCCCATGAAGTCCTTTAATTATTATCCCGAGCGGTCRTCCTCTGTGGCTGAGGAAAAATCTCTGTGGCTATTGCAATCTATTTTCCTTCCCATCTCTGTTTATTCATTTGCATTGTTACCATTAGACTCTGTCAGGCCTTAGGATGAGCAGctgtggaggggaaaaaaatcaatttacatGGCAACTGTTGGAAAGAACATTTCAGTCTGAATCTGATAAAACTCTCAGCACATCCATATGAAAAACGTTGCTTTCCTCTGCAGCAGAATATTTtggttcatatatatatataatcagttCCCTTATACACCTGCTGCCCAGGAAGGTGTTTGTGATTTCCACGACTCTTAGAGCCACCAGAAACACTTCTTGCGCAGTTTCTTGACGCGTGCCTTGGTGCTTGGGCGGCTGGACGACAATGGAGCTGGCGTGGGCTTGGTCTGAGTTGGCGCAGGCACATCGTATTCACCCTCGAGGGCTTCAATCACCCCTTGGAAGCGTCCCTCCTGCTGTCGGAAATCATGCTCCACGCTGGAGGAGGGAGACGGAGCAAATGGGAAAGGAAGGagtaaaaaagaaggaaaaaataaagaaaaggttaCATTTTGAGGATTCAGTGTATTCAAGCTGAAtttatttctctgaaaattATATTGCAGTTAAactgtggaaaaatgaaaaagattaaatgagAGATATTAAGAGACGTAAAACAGCAAAGTAAGAGAGAGCCTTTGTGAGTTGAAAATATGGCGGCAAAATGCTGACAGTGCACTAAAAGGGGTTGCAAATTGTATTTGAAATCATACAGTGCCTTTAACGTAGGATGCATGCACCTTCTGCACACACCCGTGCTTTCGAGCAGGTCTTAACTCAGCACTCATTTCACGTCCAGAGTATTCTTCTGCACTTCATGCACCAGTAGATCACAGACTGGTGAGGTGAGAGTGGGAGGAGAATGAAAAGGGGGACTGCAAAAAGAGAAGAGGGGGACATTTGCACAATGGAGGAGCTTAAGGACGGAGTAAGGGAGGAACTTCTTTGCTCTTCAGAAGTGTTCAAAGCAGACCCTCTTGGCCTTCTTTTTCTATGCTCTCGTTCCCCCTCCCCTCTCTCGTCTCTCTCTTGCGCGCTCTTTCTCTGATGTGTCCATTGCTGCAGGTCATAATGTAGTAGTCTATGAGCTTCCAGCTCCATTTTGGCGacggtgtttgtgtgtgggcgGCTGTGTGCTGAGCCGGATTAAAGGGGTGGAGCTGAATGGGGCCTGGCATCTGGAGTTAATGAGGCACATGATGAGGCAGAGAGAGCAGATACAACTAACCATCCTTCCCTTCTCCTATATCCGAATGCCACAACACAAATACCCTCTGAGAAACACTCAGCATAAAGGCAGAGACGCGCTGCTCTGCTGAACATCCCACAGCTAAGTAATGAGGAAAAGTGATGCTGTGGGATGAGTAACATAGGTAATGTggagtaaataaaatcaaaacccACTGCAGAATAggtaacaaaaaacataaatagagGAGCACAAGTGCTAACAGAGATATGGACAAGCAAAAGCTCACCTTAAAGAGAACTTAGTGATCGAGTTAGGAAGGAGGAATAATTTAGTAGTAAAAGAAGTTAAAGCTCTACTGGGCACAGAGGAAGTGAGATGTCTTTATAAAAATTGATATCTACAATAWMCAGACTACCAGTACACACAGATACTATTCATGGATGATATACCACACATAGTACAGGAAGTGCATCGTCAGACCAGCATTTAGTTGGCCACACTATATCATAAGTCGTTTTGCTGTTCAGAAATTAAACCATATATTCTTATGCAGTACAAAGCCTTTAGAGACCCACTGTGTTCCAGAAGTGCTGTACAGAAATAGTAAACTGGATGAAACTGGTCAAGATCTGCCAGTTCCTTTGCTGCAACATATGTTTGCATAAAAGGAATTGACAAATCATGCTAATTGTAACATTAGTACTTTAGCTTGTTGTGATTATTTGACTCTAAACtaaaaaactttttagatttttttaaaatgaggaKGGTCTCATGCTTTCATTTGACAGAGTACAAAGAGGAAAACTTGARcttttagttcttttttattataatactCCTTTAATTGGCATTTCTGGTTTGCAAATCATCAATCTTGTTTTGCCCTGAAAAAACTGCTTTGGCAGTGGGTCAGTTTGTCCATTTAATCAGTYCTAACAACGTTAAAACCTCATTAATGGTAACACTGATCAATTTcaacatttgaatgttttagatCATCTAGAGAAGTACGTGCTATGTAGGAGCTGATGTTATGTGACTTCATAGCGAGACGGTAGCCTGGCCACTGCCTTCCTGTGcaacttgaaaaataaatcttgtttgcAACACGTTCTGGACTTTCTCCCCTTGACTCGGGCTGTCTCTGGATTTGTGACCGGGCCAATCGGCAAACAGGAGGAGAAGTTGTAAGACTGCCTCGGGAACTTCAGCAGgaattaatttgatttgacCATCCCTGCCCACTTTCGGGGCGACACTCTGCTTAATCCAAACGCMACCAGGGTTGGAGTACAATAGGGCCAGGCCTACTGCAGCTGGGTCAGCCTGCAGGGCAAAAACACCTACGGTTTCCATTTGTGCGAAACTAAAGAGCTgttttggagtgtttttttaAGGATATAGACACCACTTTATAACTCCTGCTAAATTAGTTATTTTCCACTGTACagatataatttaaaacattcattgTGATTCATGAAAGCTTTATTATGTTTAAGTAAACAGAGGATTTTTAGTCCTTAAGTAAATTTGGCTAAAGTYGCATCTCCTCCTTACTCTRTACTatctaatgtttcattttgtgagGTGGATTTATTGTTACACCTCTAACTTGTCTTCCTTCTTTACTTAGTACAGTTGTACttattaaattagaatatgccCTTCAACGAGGCTTGCTTGTCAGTTCTAGAGAAcatttaggggggaaaaaaaatccttaaacaggtattaaacatacatttcatTAAGCTTACATTGGTGtattgacatgtttttttattgatctgatgtaatattMTAATCTCAAATGTTGTGTTGCTTGAGAAATACTGggaaaatcttaaatatttagcagTTTGGTTGAAGTAAGGGTTAACAGGTTTATGCTTCGGGTGTATGGAGATCATACATAATTTATGTTTCCGCAGTATGTTGCTgctgaggaagaagaagaaagtgacaGTAAAACTTTGATTGGTAGGTTTGCAGAAGAGCTTGTATATATTACATGTGTATTTATGCTATGGGTGAGATTGGTTTTCTCACATCATAAAGATTCATAAGAACTGACAGCTGTAAATGATCTCCTTTAGTCCATGTCAAAGCCCTATTTTTGCCCAATGGAAATCATATAGATGGATGTCCCAAACACAAGTTATTTTCTGCTTGCAGGTTTATTCTGCTATGTACTTTCCTTTTTGCTCTGAATTTTCTAGCTTTAATAAAGCTGCTACTGTCTTCTCAAAGAAATTGCACATTTGACTTTTCTAAAATAAGGAGGCATGTTTCTTTCTCTGAAGAAGAAAGCACAATAATAATSAATAccaaggaaaaaaatcattattggGCATATGGCAGCAATTTTTATATGTTTCTGACTAAAGTGACTTGTCTCTTTCTTGAATTGATCATCGTTTACATACTTTAAATTTGTGTGTCTACAAGCGAAGTGGAACTCACCTGCTTAATATTACATATGTTCAACACAAGACAGACCGATCAGCTAAGCAGACATAACAACAACcaaattttgttgtgtttttaagcaGTAATTTCTtgtgtcatatttatttattttttcaatattctCTTAAGTGGACAGACTGTGCGCTCAGTGCATTTAGCAGTTTCCTAAGAGCTGTTTTCCCGACCTTTTTATGCGATTTTATCAAATTTATTACCATTTCACCGTCTGTGAAAATGCCTCTGGAAGTCGTGATTAAATTTGCATACGAaagctttttgtgtgttttccatttcagtgaaatgtgtcatttaaagtgCAGTTACATCCTAATTTATGTTCAAAAGATGTTGGTTAGTCTTTCTGATGCTTAAATGTTCTGTCTTGGTTGAGGAAATTAAGCCAGCAAAATACACTTTTATgtctgaaggggaaaaaaaagaaacctaagCTGTTAGCTGTCTTGGAGAAGCTAATGGTTTCAGATTTAATGCTAATtaaaccattattttatcacCAAGTAATTCATTTACAAATTCTCCAAGGTCAAGTATGTTTTATCGAATGTAGCTCGTATTTCTAATTGTATATCCATATCATATAACTGTCCATCTCCCTATTGCTAATTATGACTCATTGGGAAAAGGGTTCTGCTGCAGCGAAAGatcaaaatgaataaagaaaagtaTGAACAGAGAAAGGAAATCAATGATAAAGAAGCTAttttggaaaaggaaaataaatgtaagaaaaatgacCTGTGCTGTCCTGAAgtaaatggttttcaaaatcaaaTACAATACAGAAGCAAAAGTGTTCAGACACGTGCCACTGCCCTCAGGGTTAGGCACATAATAAAATAGATAAAGcaactttataaaaacacaaagataattTATGCTGCAAGTCCTAAAGGGAATCCAGACCTGCAAGTAAATTGTTCTTTTGATTGCAAACTAGGTGCATTTGTCTCAAACCTGCTGTGATTCTGTAAATATATTGGTGTCAAGAGTGCCCCAAAGAGGAACAGATGGAATAATGTTCATTATAAAAACAtgtgaatgaaatttaagatttGATGGAGGTGAAGGGAGATCAAAGCACAGAAGACGTTAATGAGCAGCTTCAGAAATGACAGAATAATTATATTTCTTTGCTAGCTGAGAGTTGAGTTACATGTTTTATGGCTGTAGATGGAAAGATGCATCTACAGTATTATATCCCTCCATATTTTACCTTTATCCACAAAACTCKTTTTTCTGGATAAAGTATCTCCCTCTAACGCACAGCTTGCATTCATCGAGTAGCACTTTAGTGAAMtcataactttcttttttcctgtatctgaaaattaaaacttaattagTCATAGGAATGCAATGAGACACTGGAGAGAGATGCGTAGTGAAGAATTAMaaagctaaaataaaaactttcaggTCTTGGGATGTAATATAYGTTCAGTTCATTGATTTGTATCGGTTACCTGTAAATGATGCAGGCTGTCTTCTGGCAGGTAGGGCAGTTGTTTATGTCTTGGCCAGTTCTGTATGAGCTGCGACTGCAGAAACAACACATGTCAACAGACATAAACACATGGAAAAAGAACATGAAGCATGCTGTGTTTgacaatggtaaaaaaaaaagtttttcctgcAGTATTTTCCTATTTAAGTTTAGACTATAGTGTCTAGCGCCATCTTGAGTATTTTCGAGTGATGTCACTGCtaaaacgtttgtttttaatWGGAAAACATAATGAATCAATTGtcataatgaaaacatgatgaaGCCTTTTGACTATCATATTGATGACACTGACACTTTCACCTACATGAATAGGTGCTTTTGATGAATGAGCGATCCATTTTGAGAAAGTCAAACTGTCTATGATTGCCTTTGTGTGGTAAAGCAATTATTAGCTGGTCAGTTTAGAATAAAGGGACAGCTGTTTTGCTRCTTTAGTCACTTCAAGCATACAGAATGTTGAGGTGAGTAAATTTTCATTGGTGCAGACTGTCATAgtgttaaagaaaataacaatagtGCCACGTCACTGgtaaaattgttaattttgtgATAGT is a genomic window containing:
- the insyn2b gene encoding protein FAM196B isoform X2 produces the protein MLTKEEHKKRRSSYRTGQDINNCPTCQKTACIIYSVEHDFRQQEGRFQGVIEALEGEYDVPAPTQTKPTPAPLSSSRPSTKARVKKLRKKCFWWL